The genomic DNA TCAAACCAACAAACAATAATAGtacctaataatatatataatatatatgaaaaaaactaaaaaacaaaaactgatacataaataatactccctctatttttgtttagttatttttaaaatttttttacataaattaaaaaactattaacttttttgttttacactttattagtatatgttataattttttttattggtctaaacattaaaaaaatatgaataaaattgagatattcacaaaatatttgcattgaaaatctaaaacgacaaatattataaaaccgGAGAGAATACAGTTTAATAGTTGATATGTCGTATTCTCGTATGCATACATGGTTATAGATTAAGGAATGATGGAATATGGtaacaataacaataataaaaagagtGTTTGCATGATAATCATAAAATGGTTAAGAAAATAACTGTAAATAACTGTAAACAAATGACagttcaaattttattaattttcttcttaacACGtgcataatatataactaatttttctaaatataagaaaatgataaatttttaatatatgcaTGGTAACATAACAAGGGAatcacattcttaatattcaaaaaatgtgaaaaatttAGGGAACCATTTATCAACTATCACTGTTTTTGGATTGTGCGTggattataaaaatgtaaaaaagaagaataaaatattgtaaGGGGGCGATTATAATCAAacgtttattttattttattataatctaATGTTAATATATGAGTTGCGATGTAATTAAGAACTTATGAGTCATATTGGAGATTAGGTAACAATCAAATAGAGTCAACCATCAACAGCAACTTCCTCGTTTGGTGGAACTGTGTTCTCGtattaacttgtttttttctagccaaccatcatatatataagcTGGTCCAGGTAaagaataaatttatttatttatttttttttttgtcaaacaaatttatttatttttaaatataaaatacctAAGCACAATGTATACTTCGATTAATAataatgcatattttttttttccatgtgaTATTGAACTGGATGATATCTTACTACTCAGCGCCAATTATGATAAAATGGGTGTAAATTAAAGGAGTATACGTACTATCTAATGGAAAGTTCACCGATCGTAAATGTGTTTAAGGAGTATATTACTTTGTAAAAACTTGTgatagcaaaaaaacaaaaaaaaattgtggtagCTTTACCATTTAACatacctttttcttctttttgataaaGTACCATTTAGCATACTagtaaaatctaaattattcTAGTGGTTAACTAAAGGTCGTCTAGTGTTACGCCAGATTTGGAGTTCAATTACCATAAATCTTAACTTGGTATTGAACAACAAGGAGAAGAACCAACTCAAAGGGAATCCATTATTATACTTAATTCAAGCGATAAAGAGGGTTTGGGTTTTTGCACACAAACTTAACTAAGCAATTGAAATCAAACAAGCCAAAggcaaaacataagaaataataaacaaaagacTAGCAagattcaaaattaaataaagcgGGAAATCAACAATTCAAAACTAAACAGTTTTAAGCAATGGATAAAAGACTAGTACTTCTTCGGGTTTAGATTATTGACTCGAGTGATCACTAAATAAATTCAAGAATCTCTACCAATCTAACAATGCTAATCCACTGGTATTGGATCAGTAATCTAGACTAATCCATTTCCATGTAATCTCTTTAgtaatcatataatatttaacaACTTTCGTTTGCAATCAAATGATCATTGAGTATTAATTCCAAGCCTAACTAACCATCTAGAGtcctaatcatcaattttcaTTGACTGGGAATGATATAAGTActctctgaattttttttttggaaattttatcaAACACCTTCCGaacaataaattttgtatatttatactAGCTTAATCAAACACTAATCTAGcattaaaacacacacatgGAGGGTAAAAACTAAGACCCAAGCATCTTGAATCAATCAAAGATCACCATAATGCACGATGATAGAATAAGACGAATCAATCTATTTAAATAATCTCGTTGGACATATAGTTCGAAATGAGTTTATTTGAGTACTATATATTGTGCGATGATTTATATGTTTTGATGATGACATACGATCCGAGGTGTTATCttgaaaactttaaacatcttaGATATTAAGGTTTTAAATATTCAGTAAATTCATTACAATTGATGCAGTACGGTGTATGAACATATATAGTAACAACATGAGGCATAAACCATTACACCAAATAGACCAGTCTTGTTCTAACGTCCGAAAAGGAATACTAgataaaattatagaattatAGTTAATTCTAAAAGTACCACAAACTAATCAAATGATTTTTCAGCAATTCGCAttaatctttcttttaaaagataaattataaaacacaaacatatatatacactttgaTTGTTAAtcaaaaaatgcaaaacgagAGGAAGGAGGGAGAAGGGCACGTGGAGAAGGAAAGCGCATGAGAGCCGACAAAGAGCATCTTTTAAGACATGGGTTTGCGTCCACAAGAGTCATGCCATTGCCTCTCCGATCCTCTCTCTCTGCACATTCAATTCAACAatctcttgtctctctctctcgtgctTTCTCCCTTTGGGTTTGAGATTTGTCAGCGCCTTCTTCGCGTCTTCTTATTACTTCACTCTCTCCAATGCCATATCCACACATCGCATTGCAATCTCTATCGTTTTCTTCATATAGTATATTATTACAATCAAATTTGTCTACTTAATTGCCCATGCTCCTGTTcaataatatatgttataaaacatttttaactCTATATCTCACTACTTTTAATTAGTACTTAGCCATGGCCATAACCTGCATTGCCCTATATATAAGTTAGAAGATTCTTATTTTTATAGAGAAACACTTAATTATACatgtgtatatttatatacacataatAATACATGTGTATATacaaaataagttatatatacttaattattAATGTATACGTATTTGAAGATATGATGCTAGGTGTAATTACTACATAGGTTGttgaaaaatgaaatatatcGGTGCTTCACAAAGTTATGAAAGTtgatttaaacaatttttttaatttatgattacTAGGGTTgccaatatttataatatagagAACTAGGATAACTATATGatagatttatattaaaaattaatgaaatatatgtaataaaaaaatttgaaaagtatatatctATCGAATTTCGAATCTagactagtatttttgcagcagtttttgctcaaaaatactttttggaaagttctTACGTTTAAtacattgactttaatattagttaccaaaacttcaaaattaattataggtaaaattttaaaaaaataagaaaatctttctacttcattcaaacataaatatatgatttcctttcatttttaatttgaatttatctttaaattattttaaattattctataatatatttagttaataaaagttatgattttttcttgcatatgatgtaatacaaattttaaaaacggacatatattactcaatagatgaataaaaaaatacgggtacaatatcccacatcgtctaaaaaaattgggcaatggttcagagtcatactataaaagagaccaaaatgattccgaatacaaatgagtataaagcttgatttatcaggcattcaaactttataaacttttatttggtttactccggttctttattttaaaattttttaaaaggttaaatatgaaaaatatttaaaccttttaaaaagttaaatatgataaatattataccgtagaaacacaataaatattaaaaattaagatgatatagtgtgagttaaaatatctcgagatggggttatatagcgggatGGATTTTaacgatatttatataaattaaaaaatatcattaattctgTGTTACAGggataaaacatcattttattattttgttaatattgtcgatatcagagaatagacatatctaattaagttgattaaataaatattacgtaaaaataaattatattacggtattatatggtttatttaacaattattatataattataacatatttaaccaataaatacaacttataatttaaatattttatttataaataattttgttccgcggtgtaccgcgggtcctaatctagttatagTTATTGAAAAGTCTTTGCCAGTATTTAGAATCAGAAAATAACGAACAATCTATATCATGTAAGAGTAAAATCTACTAATGAAAAAAGAGAGCCTCTAAATAAATAAGATCGTTAATGTAAACGAGAGCGATTGAAATgttatacaaagaaaaaatggcGTAGAGGTAGGGACCAAAGCACCGCCTAAAACATGAGAATGATGTCATTGTCATAAGCataagcagaaaaaaaaaaaaaaaactaaagctaTACATCTCTCTTTCACTTCtccctctctgtctctctcttcctAACCCTAATTTACCAATCACCAACCAAAGCAAATTAAGCAGACAACCCCCACAGACACCTCAAACCCCCAACACATCTCAagtataaactaattaattaaaaaaaaaattacaaaagaagagagtgagaaaTAGAAACCTACCAAAAGCCCTTTTCACTTCCTCTCCCAAGTACAACTCaacagaagagaagaagctataaacaaagagagaagagaataagaagacaaaaaaaagagagagaaagagagagaaccttAGCTTACCAAATCAATCAAAGaataagatgaagaagaaaaatccagCTTGATATTTGTCGTGAAAAACATTATTATTCGTTTTCTCTTCTACCTAGCTAGAGTCTCTATTAGGTCAAAATCAATTCTCATCTCTCCCTCACCGATCAGTCTCAACATAGAAATGGATCCAGTTCAATCTCATGGATCACAAAGCTCTCTCCCTCCTCCTTTCCACGCTAGAGACTTCCAATTacatcttcaacaacaacaacaacaacatcatcaacaacaacaacagttctTTCTCAACCATCATCAGCAGCCGCAAAGAAACCCTGATCAAGATCACGAGCAGCAAGGAGGGTCAATATTGAATCGATCTATGAAGATGGATCGCGAAGAGACAAGCGATAACATGGACAACATGGGTAACAACAGTGGTAGCGAAGGTAAAGAGATGAGTTTAcatggaggagaaggaggaagcGGCGGTGGAGGAAGCGGAGAACAGATGACAAGAAGGCCAAGAGGAAGACCAGCAGGATCCAAGAACAAACCTAAAGCTCCAATAATCATAACAAGAGACAGCGCAAACGCTCTTCGAACTCATGTTATGGAGATCGGAGACGGATGTGACATAGTTGACTGTATGGCTACGTTCGCTAGACGCCGCCAAAGAGGCGTTTGCGTTATGAGCGGCACAGGGAACGTTACTAACGTCACTATACGTCAGCCCGGATCACCAGCTGGCTCGGTGGTTAGCCTCCACGGCCGGTTTGAAATCCTTTCTCTTTCCGGATCTTTCTTACCGCCACCTGCGCCTCCTGCAGCCACTGGATTAAGTGTTTACCTAGCTGGAGGACAAGGGCAGGTGGTCGGAGGCAGTGTAGTAGGACCTTTGTTGTGTTCGGGTCCTGTGGTGGTTATGGCGGCCTCTTTTAGCAATGCGGCGTACGAGAGACTGCCTTTGGAAGAGGATGAGATGCAAACTCCTGTTCAGGGAGgaaatggaggaggaggaggaggaggcggtggtggaATGGGGTCTTCACCAATGATGGGGCAGCAACAAGCTATGGCAGCTATGGCGGCTGCTCAAGGACTACCACCAAATCTTCTTGGTTCGGTTCAGTTGCCGCCGCCACAGCAAAATGATCAGCAGTATTGGTCTACGGGTCGGCCACCGTATTGATTAGATTGctactcttatatatatatcacacatgaattgaatatattttagctatgtacttatatatatgtagctaTTTACTAATagatcttacatatatataaagcaaGCTAACTTGGAATGATTAAAGAGGAGGTGTACTAAGTATGACGAGAAGATGAAGACGGCGATGATGAAGAAGCCTTTTCCGATGGGTTTGTGGATCAACAATTGAGTAGATGTTTCaggttcttctttgtttatttttgtcttgttttagtggtagttgttttttttaatgtttgattaTGTGAGGTTTTAAGTTGTTCTTTACTTTATTGAGTtatttgatgaatttgattcttaattatgttcggtctgttttctttgtttacaagAATTACGTACCCAAATCAAACTACTTATGGTTTTAAGTTCTCCCATTTTCAAGTATaaacattgtttatatatagtttttaaaacaaaactatatgtaaggccaaaacaaaacaaaacttataatgCATATTTTACGTGGAAATATGTTGTTTAAGGTGGTGGGTGTAGTTGCCACCCATAATAACCACATACGGTATGTCTGTTCTTGTTAAACGGGTTCAATCTTTTCTTCGTACcaatgttacttttttttgttcgaaAGAACTAAAGTTTGATTCTAAATATCAGAAGAAATTATAGGCCGAAAATTTCCATGattttttcaatatatgtatatacacaactagattaggaccacccgatgtgcgggtttagtaagtaaaaactatctataaaagtaaatagatacatcGAGGTGTTCAAtatgatatttggtgtaaaaagTGCGACTCTGcggagactattaatcatgtatTCTTTGAATTTCCTCGCTCTTGTGAAGTTTGGAATTTATCTTCGACTCCGATCTCGTCAGAGAgtttccatatgagtcggtgtactcaaacttggaaagcaaccatgtgcattcaggattgggctggtggtgttgcgttggtgaggagcgaaccttgtttttggggccaagtgtctaagacggatGTAACACCCCAATATTGTAATGTATGCGATTTTGAAATTGGAGCCCATTAGGCCCAATTGCCATTAAAAGTACAAACGACAAGGGTTTTGCGTTTTGCTTATATGCTCTTGTACATGTAAATACACACGTATGGCGCCGTCTTTGTTTCTGGCGAGAGAGGAGAGTTGGGAACCCTAATCCCGTCGGAGCTTACCATCATTATCGTTGCCTTGTTTTTGTTGGCATCGTggttgttgtcgttgttgtaTTGCTCTCATCCCAAGCAAAGAGATAAGCGGCCATGAGAGAACTTCTGATCAAAGGGGAGAGAAAGGGACGAGAgggaaaggagaagaaggagaggataaTGTACTCGGGGACAAGGAAAGTCGTTTGACGATCACCGTCTATCACCACCGCTGGTTAGTCCGCCACCGTATGTCACCGGAGATGTCAGGTGTTGTCATCGGAACAGCCGTAGCCATCGTCCAACCGTTATGGGTAAGGAAACCCtagatttattttgtaacttgCGCATGAAGTTTATGACGTTGTCTCACGATCTGTTGCTTGCTTTTGATGTATGTTGTTGAGCCATGAGGACGTAACCACCATGGGCTGAACCTTCTCTTGGAGCCACAGCACATGTCCGTCGAGAAAAGTTGTAAAGAGGTAATGGCGAAGCTCGTGTGTTGTTGCGTTTTGTTGCTTCGAATATTGAACCGTGTCTAAACCAGTCTAAACCAGTATAAACCAATGAATCATAACTTGTAAGACGAGAACCGTAACTTAATTCATGTGGACGTGAGTTGCGTATGGTTTGGTGGTCACGTGTGGGAGTGTGggttgttattggtttgagtTGAGATATGATTATGAAACCAAACACGTGAAAGTGGAATTAtggtatattaaattattagattatggtctaattaatttaattggagGAATACCAAATCAGTTTATCAAGATTTAGAAGTTGGTTTGGATATTAGATTAAATCatagattattattttagatataaaattCTGATCAGATTATCTATACCGCTGCAGATTAAGGGTTGTTGTTGAAGCGGATCTTCTGgctaaggtgagggtggtatttgcggaTATACAGTAACCTCTTTCTTTATATACTCTTCGATAGTTACTGAGTATAGACTCAGGAATTGTTTGTTAATTGAACGTGTTTGTGTGGATTTGTGTGCATGATAAAGTAGGTTGTtagtaacatgatatatgtgaagCACATTTAGCTACATGATATGATGTTATGaaataacttatatattatattatatattatattatatattatattataaatataattatgaacatacatgagaatgagaatgagaaaggaAAAGATACTTGAGGATGTTGGACTATAATGGACCAACGGGTTCATTGCAGATCATAAACCGCTGATGAGCAGTACGGGAAGAATCGAGCTATGGGCCGTGGTCTTTCAGGAATGAGGTTTGTGAGCCAGAAAAAGTGATAATGGCCAAACCTATAAGGAAAGTAAAACTTATTAAGTAATGTAAATAAACAGAAATGTTTGAATGTGGTAGTTGCCACAGAAGTGCATAAAATAAGATGAAAGTTATTAAGGTGAATTaagatgtttgtttgttgtttgcttgATAAACATTCTGAATCTATGCTAAG from Camelina sativa cultivar DH55 chromosome 2, Cs, whole genome shotgun sequence includes the following:
- the LOC104717880 gene encoding AT-hook motif nuclear-localized protein 26-like translates to MDPVQSHGSQSSLPPPFHARDFQLHLQQQQQQHHQQQQQFFLNHHQQPQRNPDQDHEQQGGSILNRSMKMDREETSDNMDNMGNNSGSEGKEMSLHGGEGGSGGGGSGEQMTRRPRGRPAGSKNKPKAPIIITRDSANALRTHVMEIGDGCDIVDCMATFARRRQRGVCVMSGTGNVTNVTIRQPGSPAGSVVSLHGRFEILSLSGSFLPPPAPPAATGLSVYLAGGQGQVVGGSVVGPLLCSGPVVVMAASFSNAAYERLPLEEDEMQTPVQGGNGGGGGGGGGGMGSSPMMGQQQAMAAMAAAQGLPPNLLGSVQLPPPQQNDQQYWSTGRPPY